A stretch of Paenibacillus sp. URB8-2 DNA encodes these proteins:
- a CDS encoding ABC transporter substrate-binding protein yields MNKKTGRKLSTLAVLGLSFSMLITACGSGGNNASPSQAPAATSGDQAKATAAATASAATANTPLEKALNGEFKGTKVTMFGPFVDADQVKFETSIKDFEEKTGIDIQYEGSKEFEATINVRVDGGNAPDIADFPQPGLLASIAKTGKVIDLNTILDTEKLKANYNKSWLDMATMDGASGKIMAGIWNRSNVKSLVWYPKKQFEEAGYKVPQTWDEMMALTEQIAKDGDPAWAIGIESGAATGWAATDWVENIMLRTTTPENYDKWVKGELPFTSPEVKNAVEIMSKIWMNKDYVYGGTKSIVTTAFGDAPKPMFENPPKAWFNLMGNFITSFFPENVKVDQDYDWFYLPPIDDQYGKPVLVAGDIYAMFNDRPEVRAVIEFFTTGESIKSWVQSGGVVAPMNDASLDWYQSESDRRMAKLVQDASTLRFDGSDLMPGKVGAGSFWKGMTDYVSGTATLDQALEQIQKGWKN; encoded by the coding sequence ATGAACAAGAAGACGGGACGCAAGCTGTCTACTCTCGCTGTACTCGGTCTGTCATTCTCCATGCTCATTACCGCCTGCGGCAGCGGCGGCAACAACGCTTCGCCAAGCCAGGCCCCGGCGGCCACGTCCGGCGATCAGGCGAAAGCCACTGCGGCCGCGACCGCGAGCGCGGCAACGGCCAACACGCCGCTGGAAAAGGCGCTGAACGGCGAATTTAAAGGTACCAAGGTTACCATGTTCGGTCCGTTTGTGGACGCCGACCAAGTGAAGTTCGAGACGAGCATCAAGGATTTCGAAGAGAAGACGGGCATCGACATCCAGTACGAAGGCTCCAAGGAATTCGAAGCCACCATTAACGTTCGCGTGGACGGCGGCAACGCGCCGGACATCGCCGATTTCCCGCAGCCGGGTCTCCTGGCTTCCATCGCCAAGACCGGCAAGGTCATCGACCTGAACACGATTCTGGATACCGAGAAGCTGAAGGCCAACTACAACAAGAGCTGGCTGGACATGGCGACCATGGACGGAGCAAGCGGCAAGATTATGGCCGGCATCTGGAACCGCAGCAACGTGAAGAGCCTCGTTTGGTACCCGAAGAAGCAGTTTGAGGAAGCGGGCTACAAGGTGCCTCAGACTTGGGATGAAATGATGGCGCTTACAGAACAGATTGCCAAGGACGGCGACCCGGCCTGGGCGATCGGCATCGAGAGCGGCGCGGCCACCGGCTGGGCGGCGACGGACTGGGTCGAAAACATCATGCTGCGGACGACGACACCGGAGAACTACGATAAGTGGGTCAAGGGCGAGCTGCCGTTCACGTCGCCTGAAGTGAAGAACGCGGTAGAGATCATGTCGAAGATCTGGATGAACAAAGATTATGTCTATGGCGGCACGAAGTCCATTGTCACAACGGCCTTCGGAGACGCGCCGAAGCCGATGTTCGAGAACCCGCCGAAGGCCTGGTTCAACCTTATGGGCAACTTCATCACGAGCTTCTTCCCGGAAAACGTAAAAGTCGACCAGGACTACGACTGGTTCTACCTGCCGCCGATTGACGACCAGTACGGCAAGCCGGTGCTGGTAGCCGGCGACATCTACGCCATGTTCAACGACCGACCTGAAGTGCGGGCTGTCATCGAATTTTTCACCACGGGCGAATCGATCAAGAGCTGGGTGCAGTCGGGCGGCGTGGTCGCGCCGATGAACGACGCTTCCCTCGACTGGTACCAGTCGGAATCCGACCGCCGGATGGCAAAACTCGTGCAGGACGCGTCGACGCTGCGCTTTGACGGCTCCGACCTGATGCCGGGCAAAGTGGGCGCGGGCAGCTTTTGGAAGGGCATGACCGACTATGTCAGCGGCACCGCCACGCTCGACCAGGCGCTGGAGCAGATTCAGAAAGGCTGGAAGAACTGA
- a CDS encoding carbohydrate ABC transporter permease — MVGSKKRKGNKAVVNIVLGIICFIWLIPTLGLFISSFRPAADILQTGWWKVFPHQEWKASNDVIRLSKDVDLRGPIEVNGKTYTDAQLKAGVVEGGKRLMWENRRARMISVQTEGWVTKPNLTTENYKNVLSGKEYKLKKADGSETVQKGSGLSQAFLNTLTIAVPATIIPVLIASFAAYAFAWLRFPGRKTMFVTIIAMLVIPLQVALIPVLKDYTALGLNGSYLGIWLAHTAFGLPLVTYFMYNFISQLPKDLFESAFIDGASHFTIFSRLILPLSVPALASIGIFQFLWVWNDYLVSLIFIGNQPNVQVMSMKIADLVGSRGNDWHLLTSAAFISMLMPLAIFFLLQKYFVRGLMGGSVKG; from the coding sequence ATGGTGGGCTCCAAGAAAAGAAAAGGCAACAAGGCGGTCGTCAACATCGTGCTTGGGATCATCTGCTTCATCTGGCTGATTCCGACTCTCGGCTTGTTCATCTCCTCGTTCCGCCCCGCCGCGGACATTCTGCAGACCGGCTGGTGGAAGGTGTTCCCGCACCAGGAATGGAAGGCTTCGAATGATGTGATCCGGCTGTCCAAGGATGTAGACCTGCGGGGACCAATCGAAGTGAACGGCAAGACCTACACGGACGCGCAGCTCAAAGCGGGCGTGGTCGAAGGCGGCAAACGGCTCATGTGGGAGAACCGCAGAGCGCGCATGATCAGCGTGCAGACGGAGGGCTGGGTGACGAAGCCCAACCTGACGACGGAGAATTACAAGAACGTGCTGTCCGGCAAGGAGTATAAGCTGAAAAAAGCCGACGGCAGCGAGACGGTGCAGAAGGGAAGCGGTCTCTCCCAGGCGTTCTTGAACACGCTGACCATCGCGGTGCCGGCGACGATTATTCCGGTTCTGATCGCGTCCTTCGCGGCTTACGCTTTTGCCTGGCTGCGTTTTCCGGGACGCAAGACGATGTTCGTGACCATCATCGCGATGCTGGTGATTCCGCTGCAGGTTGCGCTCATTCCCGTGCTTAAGGATTACACGGCCCTCGGGCTGAACGGAAGCTATCTCGGCATCTGGCTGGCGCATACGGCGTTTGGCCTGCCGCTGGTAACGTATTTCATGTATAACTTTATCAGCCAGCTTCCGAAAGATCTGTTCGAGTCGGCGTTCATTGACGGGGCGAGCCATTTCACGATCTTCAGCCGGCTGATCCTGCCTCTGTCGGTACCAGCGCTGGCTTCGATAGGCATCTTCCAGTTTCTGTGGGTCTGGAACGACTACCTGGTGTCGCTGATCTTCATAGGCAACCAGCCGAATGTGCAGGTCATGTCGATGAAAATCGCCGATCTGGTCGGCTCCCGCGGCAACGACTGGCATCTGCTGACCTCGGCGGCCTTTATCTCGATGCTGATGCCGCTCGCCATCTTTTTCCTGCTGCAAAAGTATTTCGTCAGAGGATTGATGGGCGGTTCGGTCAAAGGCTGA
- a CDS encoding carbohydrate ABC transporter permease — protein sequence MGTQAKPGIPLRAVLISLGILLANIVVNGLIFLFFRDSTLNPLLTAVLAVLWGVVGVYLIYYTLTFAAEQYPDKIRGRILPFIFVGPAVLLLGWLLVLPALRTLYLSFFDASSDKFVGLANYAAVFSDRLLGTALRNNLLWVFVGTLACVAFGLLIAILADRSSYEKTAKSIIFMPMAISFVAAGVIWKFVYYYQPGDEQIGLLNAIVTYFGGQPQAWTSMIQPWNNFFLILILIWMQTGFAMVIFSAAIKGVPDDILEAARVDGSGEIRIFFRIIIPFISTTILTVTTTIIVFTLKIFDVVMVMTGGQYDTEVVATQFYRQFFMYRNFGYGSTLAIVLLIAVLPVIFVNLRQFRKQGGF from the coding sequence ATGGGGACACAAGCCAAACCGGGAATCCCTCTGAGAGCCGTGTTGATCTCCTTGGGCATACTGCTCGCCAATATAGTGGTCAACGGCCTAATTTTCCTGTTTTTTCGGGATTCGACGCTGAATCCGCTGCTGACAGCGGTGCTTGCCGTACTGTGGGGCGTCGTGGGCGTCTATCTGATTTATTACACGCTGACCTTTGCAGCTGAGCAATATCCCGATAAGATCCGAGGCAGGATCCTCCCGTTCATCTTCGTGGGGCCGGCGGTGCTCCTGCTGGGCTGGCTGCTGGTGCTGCCGGCGCTGCGGACGCTGTACCTCAGCTTCTTCGATGCGTCGTCCGACAAGTTCGTCGGGCTGGCCAACTATGCGGCCGTCTTCAGCGACCGGCTGCTGGGCACGGCGCTGCGCAACAATCTGCTGTGGGTGTTCGTCGGCACGCTGGCGTGCGTCGCCTTCGGCCTGCTGATCGCCATTCTGGCGGACCGCAGCAGCTACGAGAAAACCGCCAAGTCCATCATCTTCATGCCGATGGCCATTTCGTTCGTGGCGGCAGGCGTGATCTGGAAATTTGTCTACTATTATCAGCCGGGCGACGAGCAGATCGGTCTGCTCAACGCCATCGTGACGTACTTCGGCGGACAGCCGCAGGCCTGGACCAGCATGATCCAGCCTTGGAACAACTTTTTCCTGATTCTTATCCTGATTTGGATGCAGACCGGGTTCGCCATGGTCATCTTCTCGGCGGCGATCAAGGGAGTGCCCGACGATATTCTGGAAGCGGCGCGCGTGGACGGCTCCGGCGAAATCCGCATTTTTTTCCGTATTATCATTCCGTTCATCTCGACCACGATCCTGACGGTCACCACGACCATTATTGTCTTTACGCTGAAAATATTTGACGTCGTCATGGTCATGACAGGCGGTCAATACGATACAGAGGTTGTCGCGACGCAGTTCTACCGGCAGTTCTTCATGTACCGCAACTTCGGCTATGGCTCGACACTGGCCATCGTGCTGCTGATCGCGGTCCTGCCCGTCATCTTCGTCAATCTGCGCCAGTTCCGCAAGCAGGGGGGATTCTAA
- a CDS encoding sensor histidine kinase — translation MKRYMPFTYKTLIPYLLLVLLTDVVIGYISYTMLVSSRTDMAETNIRTGMKQASSNIRYQMDEIQRMSDTLFGSLSFQRALQYKGSPFEIYLVMLDEIVPQMTAPLKLFGNKIRLMLYTNNEDLNIVSGDNLNEQIKRSDYYILSYHDLENTAWYKNNKDSARDNIWLQMDMDRKLGNISHIRRLVSYSDYKTVIGYVRITTALSGLFGNFDTFPVDQGITVRLRESATGEQIFQRGEGDDSKKGGDFLTLQQTIPDSGFYIEAVVPPAYLHKDAGKMQRIIVAVCAISFLVMAIIGLLVARLSGRKMSRIVTLVRSFQEGNFQRRIRFSGNDEFRQIADAFNVMAKNIQDLISSVYVQDIRRKQAELEALQSQINPHFLYNTLSTISSLANLGETRKVTEMVQGLSRFYRLTLNQGQVYISLEQELQQAETYLEIQKVKYADAFAVYINVEPEIMDARVIKVILQPFIENVFKHAWFGETVAIRICGRRLGNDIELKIIDNGIGMRAETIERILAGKSETGGYGVKNVDERIKLKYGTGYGLTIASIYGAGTTVCIVLPFESAESETRQEDHLEAYL, via the coding sequence ATGAAGAGATACATGCCCTTCACTTACAAAACCTTGATTCCCTACCTGCTGCTGGTTCTGCTGACCGACGTGGTAATCGGTTACATTTCCTACACGATGCTGGTTTCCTCGCGGACCGACATGGCGGAGACGAACATCCGGACCGGGATGAAGCAGGCGAGCAGCAATATCCGCTACCAGATGGACGAAATTCAGCGGATGTCGGACACGCTGTTCGGCAGCCTGTCGTTCCAGCGGGCCCTTCAGTATAAAGGCAGCCCGTTCGAAATTTATTTGGTAATGCTGGATGAAATCGTGCCCCAGATGACCGCTCCGCTGAAGCTGTTCGGCAACAAAATCCGGCTGATGCTGTACACGAACAACGAGGATTTGAATATCGTGTCGGGCGACAATCTGAACGAGCAGATCAAGCGCAGCGATTATTATATTCTTTCGTATCACGACTTAGAGAACACCGCCTGGTATAAGAACAACAAGGATTCGGCGCGGGACAATATCTGGCTGCAGATGGACATGGACCGGAAGCTGGGCAATATTTCGCATATCCGCAGGCTGGTCTCGTACAGCGATTACAAGACGGTGATCGGCTATGTCCGCATCACGACCGCACTCAGCGGCCTCTTCGGCAACTTTGACACCTTTCCGGTCGATCAGGGGATTACGGTGCGGCTGCGGGAATCCGCCACGGGCGAGCAGATTTTTCAGCGGGGGGAGGGAGACGACAGCAAAAAGGGCGGCGATTTTCTAACCCTTCAGCAGACCATACCGGACAGCGGCTTTTATATCGAGGCCGTCGTTCCGCCTGCTTATCTGCACAAGGACGCGGGCAAAATGCAGCGCATTATCGTGGCCGTCTGTGCGATCAGCTTCCTGGTCATGGCCATCATCGGCCTGCTGGTCGCCCGCCTGTCCGGACGCAAAATGTCGCGGATCGTCACCCTGGTCCGTTCCTTTCAGGAAGGCAACTTTCAGAGGCGCATCCGCTTCTCCGGGAATGACGAATTCCGGCAGATCGCCGACGCCTTCAATGTCATGGCGAAGAATATCCAGGATCTGATCAGCAGCGTCTATGTTCAGGACATCCGGCGAAAGCAGGCCGAGCTTGAGGCCTTGCAATCGCAGATCAATCCGCATTTTCTGTACAATACCCTATCGACGATCAGCAGTCTGGCCAATCTGGGAGAGACGCGGAAAGTGACGGAGATGGTTCAGGGTCTGTCCCGCTTCTACCGGCTTACGCTGAATCAAGGCCAGGTTTATATCAGTCTGGAGCAGGAGCTTCAGCAGGCGGAGACCTACCTGGAGATCCAGAAGGTCAAATATGCCGACGCCTTCGCCGTCTATATCAATGTCGAGCCTGAAATCATGGACGCCCGGGTCATCAAGGTGATTCTTCAGCCCTTCATCGAGAACGTGTTCAAGCACGCCTGGTTCGGCGAGACGGTTGCCATCCGGATCTGCGGAAGACGGCTGGGGAACGACATTGAGCTCAAGATCATCGACAACGGGATCGGCATGCGCGCGGAGACGATCGAACGGATTCTGGCGGGCAAAAGCGAGACCGGCGGTTATGGCGTGAAGAACGTAGATGAAAGGATCAAGCTGAAATACGGGACGGGCTATGGACTTACCATTGCCAGCATCTACGGAGCGGGAACGACCGTCTGCATCGTTCTTCCGTTCGAAAGCGCCGAATCGGAGACCCGGCAGGAGGATCATCTGGAAGCGTATCTTTGA
- a CDS encoding YetF domain-containing protein, which translates to MRCPLQTSGIRYTQDSLDQSLREKGVFNIEEAEYAVLEDNGRVSILKKSVPACN; encoded by the coding sequence GTGCGTTGCCCTTTGCAAACATCAGGAATCCGCTATACCCAAGATTCGCTGGACCAATCCTTAAGGGAGAAGGGAGTCTTTAATATAGAAGAAGCGGAGTATGCCGTTCTTGAAGACAATGGAAGGGTCTCCATCCTAAAAAAGAGCGTACCAGCTTGTAACTAA
- a CDS encoding glycoside hydrolase family 65 protein, with amino-acid sequence MKPYVHPEPLYPYREWSLEEESFADGENQRSESLFAVGNGYIGMRGNFEEGYHGTEGTSVVGNYLNGFYDAEPIIYPEGAYGYAVRNQAMLNVTDAKIIGLSVEGHAFHLNAGTVHRYKRTLDMRKGVLRREVDWESPGGHRVSLVITRLASFGNKHLAAIHYEATALNFDGAITFASAMEGTIARPLATDDPRLGAGSELPSLLPEDMEHGGTFSWMRQRTRHTRFVLLTAVSHVLETPAGCGTNRKAAEQRLTEEFCVPLRSGEKAALTKYICYHTSKDYPEEELMPRTEVLLRGAAHAGFRQLLAEQEAYLDDFWKRADIEIAGDPALQQGIRFNAFQLLQSVGRDGVTNIGAKGLTGEGYEGHYFWDTEMYMLPFFTYTRPDIARSLLEFRYHTLGKARERAAIMSQKGALYPWRTIDGEENSSYFPAGTAQAHINADIAYAIRQYVLATGDTDFLAAQGAEILFETSRFWVDLGHFNPARGGAFCIDAVTGPDEYTAIVNNNAYTNLMVRSQLEYAADTADLLRGSYPQHYERLVRAIGLKEEEVRLWRKAAACMFVPSDERLGIIAQDDTFLSKEKWNFEQTPEGKYPLLLHFHPLVIYRHQVLKQADVVLVMFLLGEQFTLEEKIRNYQYYEPLTTHDSSLSPCIHSIMSAEIGDLEGAYAYFDRTVRMDLDDINRNAKDGLHTAAMAGSWMSIINGFGGMRLRDGILSFQPRLPGQWESCRFRIAFHGCLLEVRIGRESTHYTLLEGEVLELLHMGLRVSLSRGQLASFPL; translated from the coding sequence ATGAAACCCTACGTCCATCCCGAGCCGTTGTACCCGTACCGGGAATGGAGCCTGGAAGAAGAGAGCTTCGCCGACGGCGAGAACCAGCGGAGCGAAAGCTTGTTTGCCGTTGGCAACGGCTATATCGGCATGCGGGGCAATTTTGAGGAGGGTTATCACGGTACTGAAGGAACGTCGGTAGTCGGCAATTACCTGAACGGCTTCTACGACGCTGAACCGATTATCTATCCCGAAGGCGCGTACGGCTACGCGGTGCGGAACCAGGCCATGCTTAACGTCACCGACGCCAAAATCATCGGCCTGTCCGTCGAAGGCCACGCCTTTCATCTTAATGCAGGAACCGTGCATCGCTACAAGCGGACGCTCGACATGCGTAAGGGGGTGCTGCGCCGCGAGGTGGACTGGGAATCGCCCGGCGGGCATCGCGTGTCCCTCGTTATCACCCGCCTGGCGTCGTTTGGGAACAAACACTTGGCCGCCATCCATTACGAGGCGACGGCGCTCAATTTCGACGGCGCGATAACGTTCGCCTCGGCCATGGAAGGCACCATCGCCCGGCCGCTGGCGACCGACGACCCGCGGCTCGGGGCGGGAAGCGAGCTGCCGAGCCTGCTGCCGGAGGACATGGAGCACGGCGGCACGTTCTCATGGATGCGCCAGCGGACCCGGCATACCCGGTTCGTGCTGCTGACGGCGGTGAGCCACGTTCTGGAGACCCCAGCCGGCTGCGGGACGAACCGGAAGGCGGCGGAACAGCGGCTGACGGAGGAATTCTGCGTGCCGCTGCGCAGCGGCGAGAAGGCGGCACTGACGAAGTACATCTGTTACCATACCTCCAAAGACTATCCGGAGGAGGAGCTGATGCCGCGGACCGAAGTGCTGCTGCGCGGGGCGGCGCATGCCGGATTCAGGCAGCTGTTGGCAGAGCAGGAAGCCTACCTGGACGACTTCTGGAAGCGGGCCGACATCGAGATCGCCGGTGATCCCGCGCTCCAACAGGGCATCCGCTTCAACGCGTTCCAACTGCTGCAATCCGTTGGCAGGGACGGTGTGACCAACATCGGGGCCAAGGGCCTGACCGGCGAAGGCTACGAAGGGCATTATTTCTGGGATACGGAAATGTACATGCTGCCGTTCTTTACGTACACCCGGCCGGACATCGCCCGATCGCTGCTGGAATTTCGTTACCATACGCTCGGCAAGGCTCGTGAGCGCGCAGCAATCATGTCGCAGAAGGGTGCGCTTTACCCGTGGAGGACCATCGACGGAGAGGAGAACTCGTCCTATTTCCCGGCAGGCACGGCGCAGGCCCACATCAACGCGGACATCGCGTACGCCATCCGGCAGTATGTCCTGGCGACGGGAGATACCGATTTCCTCGCCGCCCAAGGCGCGGAAATCCTGTTCGAGACGTCCCGGTTCTGGGTCGACCTCGGCCATTTCAATCCGGCGCGCGGCGGAGCGTTCTGCATCGACGCGGTGACGGGGCCGGACGAGTACACGGCGATTGTAAACAACAACGCCTACACGAATTTGATGGTGCGCAGCCAGTTGGAGTACGCCGCCGACACGGCCGACCTGCTCCGCGGCTCATATCCGCAGCACTACGAAAGGCTGGTCCGGGCCATCGGGCTGAAGGAGGAAGAAGTGCGTCTCTGGCGGAAAGCGGCGGCCTGCATGTTCGTGCCTTCAGATGAACGGCTTGGCATCATCGCTCAGGACGACACGTTTCTATCAAAAGAGAAATGGAATTTCGAGCAAACGCCGGAAGGCAAGTATCCGCTGCTGCTGCATTTTCATCCGCTCGTCATCTACCGCCATCAGGTGCTGAAGCAGGCCGATGTCGTGCTGGTCATGTTCCTGCTCGGAGAGCAGTTCACGCTGGAGGAGAAAATTCGCAATTACCAGTATTATGAGCCGCTCACGACCCATGATTCCTCGCTGTCGCCGTGCATCCACAGCATCATGTCGGCGGAGATCGGCGATCTGGAGGGCGCTTACGCCTATTTTGACCGGACGGTGCGAATGGATCTTGACGACATCAACCGGAACGCCAAGGACGGCCTGCACACGGCGGCGATGGCCGGCTCGTGGATGTCAATCATCAACGGCTTCGGCGGCATGCGGCTCCGGGATGGCATTCTGTCCTTTCAGCCGCGCCTGCCAGGTCAGTGGGAGAGCTGCCGGTTCCGAATCGCGTTCCACGGCTGCCTTTTGGAGGTGCGCATCGGCCGGGAGAGCACCCACTACACATTGCTGGAAGGCGAAGTGCTGGAGCTGCTGCACATGGGGCTCCGGGTCTCACTGTCTCGGGGACAACTGGCTTCCTTTCCCTTATAA